Proteins encoded in a region of the Patescibacteria group bacterium genome:
- the tsaB gene encoding tRNA (adenosine(37)-N6)-threonylcarbamoyltransferase complex dimerization subunit type 1 TsaB: MKLNKKLNQKYFLFINTSKPNELDVFLLMNNRIISKLSLKGNYKVSENLLKLINKLLKKNKLGLGQLKGIIAVSGPGPFTSLRIAAAVANTLAFALKIPIAGVANKENLSDMQLIKKGLKEMKIGNYIQPFYNQEPNITIAK; the protein is encoded by the coding sequence ATGAAGTTAAATAAAAAGTTAAACCAAAAATATTTTTTATTTATTAATACATCTAAGCCCAATGAGTTAGATGTTTTTTTATTGATGAATAATAGAATAATTAGTAAATTAAGTCTAAAAGGCAATTATAAGGTCTCGGAAAATTTATTAAAATTAATAAATAAACTGCTTAAGAAAAATAAGTTAGGACTCGGGCAATTAAAGGGGATTATTGCAGTCTCAGGTCCAGGACCATTTACTTCTCTGAGAATCGCAGCTGCAGTCGCTAATACTTTGGCTTTTGCTTTGAAAATTCCAATTGCTGGTGTTGCTAATAAAGAAAATCTTTCAGATATGCAATTAATAAAAAAAGGTCTTAAAGAAATGAAAATAGGGAACTATATCCAGCCTTTTTATAATCAGGAGCCGAATATAACTATTGCTAAATAA